The proteins below come from a single Mucilaginibacter mali genomic window:
- a CDS encoding TonB-dependent receptor plug domain-containing protein: MKPKKILTGLIACLGVAALFAFAPKDDDPIKKIVTQLSKWLDDNPQEKVYLQMDKPYYAAGEDMWFKAYITIGEKHQLSALSSVLNVELIDDRDSIKRAIKLPVSNGITWGDFALPDSLHAGNYRIRAYTNYMRNAGNEYFFDKTLAIGNAVNNSVFTKVAYQYSTQNGQQKVSAAITYTDLNGTPYASKEVSYEVQLDAKNTIRGKGITDAGGVLNISFTNPQPNTLNSGRIVTTIKYADKKSAAQTLPVKALSNKVDVQFFPEGGSLVNGLRCKIGFKATGADGLGVDVKGIIKDNANNDVVRMGASHFGMGYLVMAPEAGKSYKAVVTLPDGSETTVALPQATDKGFTLSVVGNDPDNLIMKIGASQDIVDKGDAEISVVAQQNGKVYFAAKTKITKPSFAATIPKSRFPSGIVQFTLFSATGEPLNERVVFVQNNDLLKLAVSTEKQSYAPRQKVKIDLNAKDAADKPIIGSFSATVIDESKVPVDENSETTILSNLLLTSDLKGYIEKPNYYFNNPTDETRGNLDALMLTQGYRRFAWKQILNDVFPPMAYQPEKSLSISGTIKTSGGKPVAKAKVMLFSTSGGFFMQDSIADDQGRFAFKNLVFKDSVRFLVQARTPKGGKDVEIFLDNVGPLPAGKNKNAPDIQVSVSNAMSGYLQNSKSQYNEQLKYGLGDHVTALKEVVITEKKKTVMENSNNLNGGGNADQVIKSDALNSCPTLEMCLTGRANFVTFRDGMAYSTRSPNTPMLIVLDGMTMSEDFTLDNITPQDVESVEVLRTIGYTAIYGSRGGAGVLIITTKRGGSDTNYIRYAPGISTYAPKGYYASRIFYAPKYDDPKTNASVADLRTTICWKPNLVTDKDGKTSFEFFNADAKGTYRVVVEGIDNDGNLGRMVYRYKVE; this comes from the coding sequence ATGAAACCTAAGAAGATACTTACCGGCCTTATTGCTTGTTTAGGCGTCGCGGCACTGTTTGCCTTTGCCCCTAAAGATGACGACCCGATAAAAAAGATAGTTACCCAGTTAAGCAAATGGCTTGATGATAACCCGCAGGAAAAGGTTTACCTGCAAATGGATAAACCCTATTACGCCGCCGGCGAGGATATGTGGTTTAAAGCCTATATCACCATCGGCGAGAAGCATCAGTTATCGGCCCTCAGTTCGGTGCTGAATGTAGAACTGATAGACGACCGCGATTCTATTAAACGGGCCATCAAGCTGCCGGTATCCAATGGTATTACCTGGGGCGATTTTGCCCTGCCCGATAGCCTGCATGCCGGCAACTACCGCATCCGCGCCTATACCAATTATATGCGCAACGCCGGTAACGAATACTTTTTTGATAAAACGCTGGCCATTGGCAATGCGGTAAACAATAGCGTGTTTACCAAAGTGGCTTACCAGTACAGCACCCAAAACGGGCAACAAAAGGTAAGCGCCGCCATCACCTATACCGATCTGAACGGCACGCCTTACGCCAGTAAGGAGGTAAGCTACGAGGTACAACTGGATGCTAAAAACACCATCCGTGGCAAGGGAATTACCGATGCCGGCGGGGTGCTTAACATCAGCTTTACCAATCCGCAGCCCAATACACTGAACAGCGGCCGCATTGTTACTACCATTAAATACGCCGATAAAAAATCCGCCGCCCAAACCCTCCCGGTAAAGGCTTTAAGTAATAAGGTAGATGTGCAATTCTTCCCCGAGGGGGGCAGCCTGGTAAATGGGCTGCGTTGTAAGATAGGCTTTAAAGCTACCGGCGCCGATGGACTGGGTGTTGATGTAAAGGGCATTATAAAAGATAATGCCAATAACGATGTGGTACGCATGGGGGCATCGCATTTTGGCATGGGCTACCTGGTAATGGCGCCCGAAGCCGGCAAAAGCTACAAAGCCGTAGTTACCCTGCCCGATGGCAGCGAGACCACCGTAGCCCTGCCACAGGCAACCGACAAGGGATTTACCCTGAGTGTTGTTGGCAACGATCCCGACAACCTGATCATGAAGATCGGTGCCAGCCAGGATATTGTTGATAAGGGCGATGCCGAGATCAGTGTGGTGGCGCAGCAAAATGGCAAGGTTTATTTCGCGGCCAAAACAAAGATCACCAAGCCCAGTTTCGCAGCCACTATCCCTAAAAGTCGTTTTCCCAGCGGCATAGTGCAGTTTACGCTGTTCTCGGCCACCGGCGAACCGTTGAACGAGCGGGTGGTGTTTGTACAAAATAACGATCTGCTTAAACTGGCTGTGAGTACCGAAAAGCAAAGCTATGCCCCGCGCCAAAAAGTGAAGATAGATCTTAACGCGAAGGACGCCGCGGATAAGCCTATCATTGGCAGCTTCTCGGCAACGGTAATCGACGAAAGCAAAGTACCGGTAGATGAGAACAGCGAAACCACCATCCTTAGCAACCTGCTGCTCACATCCGATCTGAAGGGTTATATCGAAAAACCTAACTATTATTTTAACAACCCCACCGATGAAACCCGCGGCAACCTTGACGCGCTGATGCTGACCCAGGGCTACCGCCGCTTTGCATGGAAACAGATATTGAACGACGTTTTCCCACCGATGGCCTATCAGCCCGAAAAATCATTATCCATATCGGGTACCATTAAAACCAGCGGCGGCAAGCCGGTGGCTAAGGCTAAGGTGATGCTCTTCAGTACTTCGGGCGGATTTTTTATGCAGGATTCCATCGCTGACGATCAGGGGCGGTTCGCCTTTAAAAATTTGGTATTTAAGGATAGCGTGCGCTTTTTGGTGCAGGCCCGCACGCCAAAAGGTGGCAAGGATGTGGAGATCTTCCTGGATAATGTTGGCCCCCTGCCAGCCGGCAAAAACAAAAACGCGCCCGATATACAGGTGAGCGTAAGCAACGCTATGAGCGGCTACCTGCAAAACAGCAAAAGCCAGTATAACGAGCAGCTAAAATACGGCCTGGGCGACCATGTGACCGCCCTTAAAGAGGTGGTAATTACTGAAAAAAAGAAAACGGTGATGGAAAACTCCAACAACCTTAACGGTGGCGGCAATGCCGACCAGGTAATTAAAAGCGACGCGCTGAACAGTTGCCCAACACTGGAGATGTGTTTAACCGGTCGCGCCAACTTTGTTACTTTTCGCGATGGTATGGCCTATTCTACCCGTAGCCCCAACACCCCTATGCTCATCGTTCTGGACGGCATGACCATGTCTGAAGATTTTACACTGGATAATATAACCCCGCAGGATGTGGAGAGCGTAGAAGTTTTACGCACCATTGGTTACACAGCGATATACGGCAGTCGTGGCGGCGCCGGTGTACTGATCATCACCACCAAACGTGGCGGCAGCGATACCAATTATATCCGCTACGCGCCGGGGATCTCTACCTATGCGCCTAAAGGTTATTATGCCTCGCGGATATTTTATGCCCCTAAGTACGATGACCCTAAAACCAACGCCAGTGTAGCCGACCTGCGCACCACCATCTGCTGGAAACCCAACCTGGTAACCGACAAGGACGGCAAAACATCATTCGAGTTTTTTAATGCCGATGCCAAAGGCACCTACCGGGTAGTGGTTGAAGGCATTGATAATGATGGTAATTTGGGGAGGATGGTGTATAGGTATAAAGTGGAGTAG
- a CDS encoding RNA polymerase sigma factor: MDFDDIYKQYAPQIYRVCMGYTNNPDQAKDLVQETFFSVWRNLSSFRNEARVSTWIFRIATNHCLRALEIAKRMPAGEMPYHLAATETTPPDDKLALLYKCIAELPETERIIISLELEDMPQAEIAQVLGLSDVNIRVKVHRIKEKLAKKFKAYGQFE; encoded by the coding sequence TTGGACTTCGACGACATATATAAGCAGTACGCCCCGCAGATCTATCGCGTGTGTATGGGTTATACCAACAACCCCGACCAGGCCAAGGACCTGGTGCAGGAAACCTTCTTTTCGGTATGGCGCAACCTGTCATCGTTCCGTAACGAGGCCCGCGTCAGTACCTGGATCTTCCGCATTGCTACCAACCATTGCCTGCGCGCGCTGGAGATTGCCAAACGGATGCCCGCAGGCGAAATGCCCTATCATTTAGCGGCAACCGAAACTACCCCGCCCGACGACAAACTGGCCCTTTTGTATAAATGCATAGCCGAACTACCCGAGACCGAACGCATCATCATATCGCTTGAACTGGAGGACATGCCACAGGCCGAGATAGCGCAGGTGCTGGGTTTAAGCGATGTGAACATCCGCGTTAAGGTGCACCGCATAAAGGAAAAACTGGCTAAAAAATTTAAAGCGTATGGACAATTTGAATGA
- a CDS encoding DUF1801 domain-containing protein, which translates to MLTYISNLTAMTVPEFISTIPAGRRQLITALHEAIMANDATVAPVIEPMMGVEMIIYKERAYMKYGLASTKKYMSLHCLPMYMNPPLHAKFSALLPLAKFQKGCINFTDTEEMPVDAVAALITDCAGISIAALLEARNRKKK; encoded by the coding sequence ATGCTAACTTACATCAGCAATTTAACCGCCATGACCGTACCCGAATTCATCAGCACCATCCCTGCCGGGCGCCGGCAATTGATAACCGCCCTGCACGAAGCTATTATGGCTAACGATGCCACCGTAGCCCCGGTTATTGAACCGATGATGGGAGTGGAAATGATTATTTATAAAGAGAGGGCTTACATGAAGTATGGCCTGGCCAGCACAAAAAAGTATATGTCGTTGCATTGCCTGCCCATGTATATGAACCCACCGTTACATGCTAAGTTTAGCGCTTTGCTGCCACTGGCTAAATTTCAAAAGGGGTGTATCAATTTTACGGATACTGAAGAAATGCCGGTGGATGCCGTCGCTGCGCTGATCACAGATTGCGCCGGCATCAGCATCGCCGCTTTGCTGGAAGCCCGCAACCGCAAGAAAAAATAG
- a CDS encoding type II toxin-antitoxin system VapC family toxin — translation MNLLFDTNILIHLAKDNSLRLLQRINPDNQKVYISVVALAELKSFALQNNWGPRRLNLIGLLLEDISAVTISDNLTDTYAQIDAYSQRRNRLFTEYNFTTARNMGKNDLWIAATAALLGLKLVTTDGDFDHLHEVFFDVKRLRPADLR, via the coding sequence ATGAACTTATTGTTTGATACTAACATTCTGATCCATTTGGCTAAGGACAATTCCTTACGTTTACTTCAACGGATCAACCCGGATAATCAGAAGGTATATATATCGGTAGTGGCCCTTGCCGAATTGAAATCATTCGCGTTGCAGAATAATTGGGGGCCGCGTAGACTGAATTTAATCGGGCTTTTGCTGGAAGATATTTCAGCCGTAACAATTAGCGACAATTTAACAGATACTTATGCGCAGATAGATGCTTACTCGCAGCGTCGAAATCGACTATTTACCGAATATAATTTTACAACTGCCCGAAATATGGGCAAGAACGACCTGTGGATAGCTGCCACAGCCGCCCTGCTGGGTTTAAAGCTGGTTACAACGGATGGAGATTTCGATCACCTGCATGAAGTATTTTTTGATGTGAAAAGATTAAGGCCGGCAGATCTACGATAA
- the ruvA gene encoding Holliday junction branch migration protein RuvA translates to MYAYIDGKLVFKSPAYVVIDAGGVGYHINISLNTYSKLGDGERCKLFTWLHVKEDAHTLYGFIDEGERRLFLHLVSVSGIGPNTGRMILSSITPQEIQAAILSGNVSQIQRIKGIGPKSAQRMILELQDKLKKDGPDTLISVPVSVTAKDEALSALVMLGFARNAAEKVLDQEINKNGGTLTVEQLIKSALKSL, encoded by the coding sequence ATGTACGCTTACATCGACGGTAAATTAGTTTTTAAAAGCCCTGCCTACGTAGTAATTGACGCGGGTGGTGTAGGTTATCATATCAATATATCGCTTAATACCTATTCTAAACTGGGTGATGGCGAAAGATGCAAATTATTTACATGGCTGCACGTTAAGGAAGACGCGCATACCTTATACGGTTTTATAGATGAGGGCGAGCGCCGCCTGTTCCTGCACCTGGTATCGGTATCGGGTATAGGGCCAAATACGGGTCGCATGATCCTGTCGTCTATCACACCACAGGAAATACAGGCTGCTATTTTAAGTGGTAACGTTTCGCAAATTCAACGTATAAAGGGTATAGGGCCAAAATCGGCGCAGCGTATGATCCTGGAGTTACAGGACAAGCTGAAGAAGGACGGCCCGGATACGCTGATCAGTGTGCCGGTAAGTGTTACCGCTAAGGACGAGGCGCTGTCGGCATTGGTGATGCTGGGCTTCGCGCGCAACGCGGCCGAGAAGGTTCTGGATCAGGAAATTAACAAAAACGGGGGTACTTTAACAGTTGAACAGCTGATAAAATCTGCCCTGAAAAGCTTATAA
- a CDS encoding LLM class flavin-dependent oxidoreductase, whose product MKKIGFLSFGHWSNHPAYKTRTASDTLLQSIDLAVAAEEIGLDGAYFRVHHFAAQLASPFPLLSAIGAKTNSIEIGTGVIDMRYENPLYMVEDAGAADIISGGRLQLGISRGSPEQVIDGWRYFGYEPAEGETDAEMGRRNAMLFLQRLNGIGFAEPNPYPMYPNPPGLLRLEPHAEGLRERIWWGAGSNATAVWAAENGMYLQSSTLKFDESGKPFHIQQAEQIRLYKEAWKKAGHEREPRVSVSRSIFALVNDQDRFYFGQQGNGADKFGYIEADQRAVFGRSYAAEPDQLIKELAEDEAIQEADTLLLTIPNTLGVDYNIHLLSSILEHVAPGLGWR is encoded by the coding sequence ATGAAAAAGATTGGTTTTTTATCCTTCGGGCACTGGTCAAACCACCCCGCATATAAAACCCGTACGGCAAGCGATACGCTGCTGCAATCCATAGATCTGGCCGTTGCCGCCGAAGAAATTGGTTTAGATGGCGCCTATTTTAGAGTGCATCATTTTGCCGCGCAGTTAGCATCACCCTTCCCATTGTTATCGGCCATCGGTGCTAAAACAAACAGCATTGAGATTGGTACCGGCGTAATTGATATGCGCTACGAAAACCCATTGTATATGGTGGAAGATGCCGGCGCGGCCGATATTATATCGGGCGGGCGGTTGCAACTGGGTATTAGCCGCGGTTCGCCGGAGCAGGTGATAGATGGCTGGCGTTATTTTGGCTACGAACCTGCCGAAGGAGAAACCGATGCCGAAATGGGGCGCCGTAATGCCATGCTGTTTTTGCAAAGGCTAAACGGAATTGGTTTTGCCGAACCTAATCCTTACCCGATGTACCCCAATCCGCCGGGACTGTTGCGCCTGGAACCACATGCCGAAGGGCTACGCGAACGGATCTGGTGGGGGGCCGGATCTAACGCTACGGCTGTTTGGGCTGCCGAAAATGGTATGTACCTGCAAAGTTCTACTTTAAAGTTTGATGAAAGCGGCAAGCCTTTCCATATACAACAAGCCGAACAGATCAGGCTTTACAAAGAGGCATGGAAAAAAGCAGGGCATGAACGCGAGCCAAGGGTTTCGGTAAGCCGGTCTATTTTTGCACTGGTGAACGATCAGGACCGCTTTTACTTTGGGCAGCAAGGCAACGGGGCCGACAAGTTTGGTTATATAGAAGCCGATCAGCGCGCTGTCTTCGGGAGGAGTTATGCCGCCGAGCCAGACCAATTAATTAAAGAATTAGCTGAAGATGAGGCCATACAGGAAGCGGACACGCTGCTTTTAACCATCCCCAATACTTTAGGTGTCGATTACAACATCCACCTGTTATCTTCTATTTTAGAACATGTAGCGCCGGGCCTGGGCTGGCGTTAA
- a CDS encoding NADP-dependent malic enzyme, protein MNKPNRKQDALNYHSKGRPGKIQVVPTKPTNSQRDLTMAYSPGVAEPCLAIAENTEDVYKYTAKGNLVAVISNGTAVLGLGNIGPEASKPVMEGKGLLFKIYADIDVFDLELNTRNVDEFVNIVKALEPTFGGINLEDISAPTCFEIERRLKAEMNIPVMHDDQHGTAIISGAALMNACEIQKKKLDKIKMVVNGAGAAAVSCSKIYLSLGVKKENLVMFDINGLLTEDRTDLDEMRMQFATKRKDIKDLKGALKDADVFIGLSAGNVVTPEMLKGMAKNPIVFAMANPNPEIAYDIAVEARPDMIMATGRSDFPNQVNNVLGFPFIFRGALDVRATAINEEMKLAATKAIAELAKKPVPEAVNLAYGARNLKFGKDYIIPKPMDQRLITEVSSAVAKAAIESGVARKIITDWDAYNEELRSRIGKDDKLMRNISLKAKENPKRVVFAEADNYKILRAAQIVKDEGIATPILLGNTEKIKQIMRENDLELGDVKIIDTRQECENAAEYAENLFKKRQRRGITLYEAKKLLRDRNYYGASMVQYGHADALISGLTKNYVTTIKPALQIIGTEPGVPKVAGMYIMITKKGPVFFGDTTVNVDPSVQDLVDIAVLIERSVRQFITNPRVALLSYSNFGSNEGDVPEKTREAVKLLHKNYPDMVVDGEMQANFAINTELLKDNYPFSTLTGSPANTLIFPNLESGNIAYKLLQELGGAEAVGPVLLGLNKPVHVLQLGSSVREIVNMITIAVVDAQHREVK, encoded by the coding sequence ATGAATAAACCCAATCGTAAACAGGACGCGCTTAATTACCATTCGAAGGGCCGTCCCGGTAAAATACAGGTAGTACCTACCAAGCCCACCAACTCGCAGCGCGACCTCACTATGGCCTACTCGCCCGGTGTTGCCGAACCCTGCCTGGCCATAGCCGAAAATACGGAAGATGTTTATAAATATACCGCCAAGGGCAACCTGGTAGCCGTAATTAGTAACGGTACGGCCGTTTTAGGCTTGGGTAATATTGGTCCTGAAGCCAGCAAGCCGGTGATGGAAGGTAAAGGCCTGCTGTTTAAAATTTATGCCGATATCGACGTGTTCGACCTGGAGCTGAATACGCGGAACGTGGATGAGTTCGTCAATATCGTTAAAGCGCTGGAGCCAACCTTCGGCGGGATCAACCTGGAGGATATATCGGCCCCTACCTGTTTCGAGATAGAACGCAGGTTGAAGGCGGAGATGAACATCCCCGTAATGCACGATGACCAGCATGGTACGGCCATTATATCGGGCGCGGCGCTGATGAACGCCTGCGAGATCCAGAAGAAGAAGCTGGATAAGATAAAGATGGTAGTGAACGGCGCGGGCGCCGCGGCGGTTTCCTGCTCAAAAATATACCTGTCGCTGGGGGTAAAAAAGGAAAACCTGGTGATGTTTGATATCAACGGCCTGCTTACCGAAGACCGCACCGATTTGGACGAAATGCGCATGCAATTCGCTACTAAGCGTAAGGATATTAAAGACCTGAAGGGTGCGCTTAAAGATGCCGACGTGTTCATCGGCCTTTCAGCCGGTAACGTGGTAACGCCCGAGATGCTGAAGGGGATGGCGAAGAACCCTATCGTTTTTGCCATGGCTAACCCTAACCCCGAAATAGCTTACGACATTGCCGTTGAAGCCCGCCCGGATATGATCATGGCTACCGGCCGCTCAGATTTTCCTAACCAGGTGAATAACGTACTGGGCTTCCCGTTCATCTTCCGCGGCGCGCTGGATGTTCGGGCTACCGCTATAAACGAAGAAATGAAACTGGCCGCCACCAAGGCTATTGCCGAACTGGCTAAGAAGCCGGTTCCCGAAGCGGTAAATTTGGCCTATGGCGCCCGCAATCTGAAGTTTGGTAAGGATTATATCATCCCCAAACCAATGGACCAGCGCCTCATTACCGAGGTATCATCGGCAGTGGCCAAAGCTGCCATTGAATCGGGTGTGGCACGCAAGATCATTACCGATTGGGATGCTTATAACGAGGAATTGCGCAGCCGCATCGGTAAGGATGATAAGCTGATGCGTAACATATCGCTGAAGGCAAAGGAAAACCCGAAACGAGTAGTATTTGCCGAGGCTGATAACTACAAGATCCTCCGCGCGGCACAGATCGTTAAGGACGAGGGCATTGCTACGCCGATACTGTTGGGTAATACCGAAAAGATCAAACAAATTATGCGGGAGAACGACCTGGAGCTGGGCGATGTAAAGATCATCGATACCCGCCAGGAATGCGAAAACGCCGCCGAATATGCCGAGAACCTGTTTAAAAAACGCCAGCGCAGGGGTATTACGCTTTATGAGGCTAAAAAGCTATTGCGCGACCGCAACTACTACGGCGCCAGCATGGTGCAATACGGCCATGCCGACGCGTTGATATCGGGCCTGACCAAAAACTATGTAACCACCATAAAGCCTGCCTTGCAGATCATCGGTACCGAGCCCGGTGTACCAAAGGTGGCGGGTATGTATATCATGATCACTAAAAAAGGCCCGGTATTTTTTGGCGATACCACCGTGAATGTAGACCCAAGTGTACAGGACCTGGTGGATATTGCCGTGCTGATCGAACGTTCGGTACGCCAGTTTATCACTAACCCAAGGGTGGCATTGCTATCGTACTCCAACTTTGGATCGAACGAGGGCGATGTGCCTGAAAAAACCCGCGAGGCGGTAAAACTGCTGCACAAAAACTATCCCGATATGGTGGTTGACGGTGAAATGCAGGCCAACTTTGCCATCAATACCGAATTGTTGAAGGATAACTATCCTTTCAGCACGCTGACCGGCAGCCCGGCTAATACGCTCATCTTCCCTAACCTGGAATCGGGTAACATTGCCTATAAGTTGCTACAAGAGTTGGGCGGCGCCGAGGCGGTGGGACCGGTACTGCTGGGCCTTAACAAGCCGGTGCACGTTTTGCAGTTAGGCAGTTCGGTTCGCGAGATCGTCAATATGATCACCATTGCGGTGGTTGACGCGCAGCACAGGGAAGTGAAATGA